A single window of Onychostoma macrolepis isolate SWU-2019 chromosome 16, ASM1243209v1, whole genome shotgun sequence DNA harbors:
- the chrnb2 gene encoding neuronal acetylcholine receptor subunit beta-2 isoform X1, giving the protein MMALWTLFCILAIVKSSDGADTEERLVEHLLNPAHYNKLIRPATNGSELVTVQLMVSLAQLISVHEREQIMTTNVWLTQEWQDYRLTWNPDEFDGMKKVRLPSKHIWLPDVVLYNNADGMYEVSFYSNAVISYDGSVFWLPPAIYKSACKIEVKHFPFDQQNCTLSFRSWTYDRTEVDLVLRADVASMDDFTPSGEWDIIALPGRRNENPSDPTYVDITYDFIIRRKPLFYTINLIIPCVLITSLAILVFYLPSDCGEKMTLCISVLLALTVFLLLISKIVPPTSLDVPLVGKYLMFTMVLVTFSIVTSVCVLNVHHRSPTTHTMPPWVKLVFLNKLPALLFMRQPRNSSERQRLRQRRRANEQQEGGRAGLAAGLMAGLGLGGSSSGSKENNEACTCYVNRASVKQFGAELGGGGGSTDGLNGIREGGREAREGGSNPLQSSALPQGKQQQPPTVLTQALLAQACPGFEEAVDGVRFIANHMKSEDDDRSVSEDWKYVAMVIDRLFLWIFVFVCVFGTIGMFLQPLFQNYTVKTITNTPG; this is encoded by the exons ATGATGGCTCTGTGGACGCTCTTCTGCATCCTCGCCATTGTGAAAA GCAGTGATGGGGCAGATACAGAAGAGAGACTGGTGGAGCATCTTCTTAATCCAGCCCACTACAACAAACTGATCCGACCAGCGACTAATGGCTCAGAACTGGTGACAGTGCAGCTGATGGTCTCGCTGGCTCAGCTCATCAGTGTG CATGAAAGAGAACAGATCATGACCACCAATGTCTGGCTTACACAG GAGTGGCAGGACTACCGGCTAACATGGAACCCAGATGAGTTTGATGGCATGAAGAAGGTCCGTCTTCCCTCCAAACATATTTGGTTACCTGATGTTGTTCTTTACAACAA TGCTGACGGCATGTATGAGGTGTCTTTCTACTCCAATGCCGTCATCTCCTACGATGGAAGTGTCTTCTGGCTGCCACCAGCGATATATAAGAGTGCCTGTAAAATTGAGGTGAAGCACTTCCCCTTTGACCAGCAGAACTGCACGTTGAGCTTCCGCTCATGGACCTACGACCGCACAGAAGTGGACCTGGTTCTGCGCGCGGACGTGGCTAGCATGGATGATTTCACGCCCAGCGGCGAGTGGGACATAATCGCTCTGCCTGGCCGTCGAAACGAGAACCCCTCGGACCCAACCTACGTAGACATCACTTATGACTTCATCATCCGGCGCAAACCCCTCTTCTACACCATCAACCTCATCATTCCTTGCGTCCTCATCACTTCGCTGGCCATCTTGGTCTTCTACCTTCCGTCAGACTGCGGGGAGAAGATGACGCTCTGTATCTCAGTGCTACTGGCCCTAACTGTGTTCCTGCTGCTGATCTCCAAAATCGTGCCGCCCACATCTCTCGACGTCCCTCTGGTTGGGAAGTATCTGATGTTCACCATGGTGCTGGTCACGTTCTCCATTGTGACAAGTGTTTGCGTGCTGAACGTGCATCACCGGTCGCCCACCACACACACCATGCCTCCATGGGTGAAGTTGGTGTTCCTCAATAAGTTACCTGCTTTGCTCTTCATGCGGCAGCCGCGCAACAGCAGCGAGCGTCAGCGTTTGCGCCAACGCCGGCGTGCCAATGAACAGCAGGAAGGTGGGCGAGCGGGTCTTGCTGCTGGGCTCATGGCGGGTTTGGGCCTGGGCGGCTCTTCGTCAGGGAGCAAAGAGAACAATGAGGCGTGCACGTGCTATGTGAACCGGGCCTCAGTTAAACAGTTTGGGGCAGAGTTGGGTGGCGGAGGGGGGTCGACAGATGGACTAAACGGGATAAGGGAAGGTGGGAGAGAGGCCAGGGAAGGAGGTTCAAATCCATTGCAAAGCTCTGCTCTACCTCAGGGGAAGCAGCAGCAGCCCCCTACAGTCCTCACCCAGGCTCTGCTGGCCCAGGCCTGCCCAGGGTTCGAGGAGGCTGTAGATGGGGTCCGCTTCATCGCAAACCACATGAAGAGCGAGGACGACGACCGTAGT